In the genome of Flexistipes sinusarabici DSM 4947, one region contains:
- a CDS encoding IS1634 family transposase yields the protein MFLRKVESKRKSGYTHTTVQLVESYRNEEGKSRTRILYHFGPLDKFLQADADKLVDSVLKMKGEVFLDHLEKFGSAKNFGDLFTIFRILKELKFFQEIEKIKESETRIEFDLVGHINALISNRINDPSSKLKLLSWLELVYLPELKSSGINYNNLLRSMDFLIKHKKRLEDRLAESVLSIFDLSLRMCFYDMTSSYFETNNLSDSDIRCYGYSRDNRSDRVQVTIGVVMTEEGIPIAHYVFPGNTADVSTLQEVVKDIKDRFGDFREVSIVTDKGMTSDKNIDYLLSGDHSFIVGESKTKKISREILSEANTEQEDKESGFTYEKVVPYKYEVDGIKRLCNLRYVCSFNPETYRLNAEKFKVKLADYEEKLSEINVKDIDSADKYSQLKSWLKSHGMVKWFDLSIQGDVVISKSKDSVLSSVQAGFGWFLIKSNLSWEWNKEELVSGYKTLWKVEHGFRELKHSFDIRPMYHWTERRIRAHVFLCFIGMVATSVIEKRLKDSGIDMSWEKCLYEMRKIKVIDYRTKSGIYGHAINEISKQQEKLFRAVGCPKPKLGHL from the coding sequence ATGTTTTTGAGAAAAGTAGAGTCCAAAAGAAAATCAGGGTATACGCATACAACCGTGCAGCTGGTGGAATCATACAGAAATGAAGAGGGTAAGAGCAGAACAAGAATTCTTTATCATTTCGGTCCATTGGATAAATTTCTTCAGGCTGATGCTGACAAGCTTGTAGACAGTGTATTGAAGATGAAGGGCGAGGTATTTCTTGATCATTTGGAAAAATTTGGTTCAGCTAAAAACTTTGGAGATTTGTTTACCATATTCCGTATATTAAAGGAGCTAAAGTTTTTCCAGGAAATAGAAAAGATTAAGGAGAGTGAAACCCGTATAGAGTTTGATCTGGTAGGCCATATTAACGCATTGATCTCAAATAGAATTAATGACCCTTCGAGTAAACTAAAGTTATTAAGCTGGCTTGAGTTAGTATATTTGCCGGAATTAAAATCAAGCGGAATCAACTATAATAACCTATTAAGATCGATGGATTTTTTAATAAAGCATAAGAAACGTCTTGAAGATCGTCTTGCAGAGAGCGTGCTGAGTATTTTTGATTTAAGCCTGCGCATGTGTTTTTATGACATGACTTCGAGTTATTTTGAGACGAACAATTTAAGTGATTCAGATATACGTTGTTATGGTTATTCAAGGGACAACCGTTCAGACAGGGTACAGGTGACTATAGGTGTAGTAATGACAGAGGAAGGTATTCCGATAGCTCATTATGTGTTCCCGGGCAACACAGCAGATGTGAGTACCTTGCAGGAAGTGGTAAAAGATATAAAGGATAGATTTGGAGACTTTCGTGAAGTTTCGATAGTAACGGACAAGGGGATGACAAGTGACAAGAATATAGATTATTTACTATCCGGTGATCATTCATTTATAGTTGGAGAATCCAAGACTAAAAAGATATCCAGAGAGATATTATCAGAAGCTAATACTGAGCAGGAGGACAAAGAGAGCGGTTTTACATATGAAAAAGTTGTACCGTATAAATATGAAGTTGACGGTATTAAAAGACTTTGCAATTTACGTTATGTTTGCAGTTTTAATCCTGAGACGTATCGCTTGAATGCTGAAAAATTCAAGGTAAAGCTTGCTGATTATGAAGAAAAGCTTTCGGAGATAAATGTTAAGGATATAGATTCAGCAGATAAGTATAGTCAACTTAAATCCTGGCTAAAATCACACGGTATGGTTAAGTGGTTTGATTTGTCTATCCAGGGTGACGTTGTTATTTCTAAATCCAAGGATTCGGTTCTGTCTTCAGTTCAAGCCGGTTTTGGCTGGTTTTTAATAAAGTCCAACTTATCCTGGGAGTGGAACAAAGAAGAGCTTGTGTCAGGTTATAAGACATTATGGAAAGTGGAGCATGGTTTTCGTGAGTTAAAGCATTCATTTGATATCCGTCCTATGTATCATTGGACAGAAAGGCGCATCAGGGCGCATGTATTTCTTTGTTTCATAGGTATGGTAGCAACGAGTGTAATAGAGAAGAGGCTAAAAGATTCCGGGATTGATATGAGTTGGGAGAAGTGCTTGTATGAAATGCGAAAAATTAAAGTTATAGATTACAGGACAAAGTCTGGTATTTATGGTCATGCTATTAATGAGATTAGTAAGCAGCAGGAAAAATTATTCAGAGCTGTGGGGTGTCCAAAACCTAAATTGGGACATTTGTAG
- a CDS encoding ferritin family protein, translated as MPNKKLLEALKLGYEAEKEGLRSYLKFAKETKVISGKNMFVQLASDEVDHLELIERMISSLSEGTTVEKVEVPKGRLSNFMPDQKDVSLQPVET; from the coding sequence ATGCCGAACAAGAAGTTACTGGAAGCTTTAAAATTGGGTTATGAAGCAGAAAAAGAAGGATTAAGAAGTTATCTCAAATTTGCCAAGGAGACAAAAGTTATCTCCGGCAAGAATATGTTTGTTCAGCTGGCATCAGATGAGGTTGACCATCTGGAGCTGATAGAAAGAATGATTTCCTCTTTGTCAGAAGGGACAACTGTAGAAAAGGTAGAAGTACCAAAAGGGAGACTTTCCAATTTCATGCCGGATCAGAAAGATGTAAGTCTTCAGCCTGTTGAAACTTGA
- a CDS encoding DUF169 domain-containing protein, whose protein sequence is MKCNMSEYLNLKTEPVATIWKDEAPEEKIQFQKGKRGCIISLMTAAAKGKTAVVDSETFGCPGGGVGLGFGNQYENFPGGTDCFARFLSNGNKGYPKGEAVAEQMKGKAPEHFIHEFLHGERYAKNPEIVEDFIDELGFMDIPAKYTIFKPLSKTEEDEKPVSITILCNANQLSALIVLCNYFRKGINNVEAPFGAGCQSAGILTYQQLNTENPKGVISLMDITARNAAKNSFGDNIMSFSMTYDLFKKMDAEVTESFLSTENWENLIN, encoded by the coding sequence ATGAAATGCAATATGAGTGAATACCTGAACCTGAAGACTGAACCGGTTGCAACAATCTGGAAAGACGAAGCCCCTGAAGAAAAAATCCAGTTCCAGAAAGGAAAGCGGGGGTGCATTATCTCCCTTATGACTGCAGCCGCTAAAGGAAAAACTGCAGTTGTGGACTCTGAAACTTTCGGCTGCCCGGGTGGAGGTGTCGGTTTGGGCTTCGGAAATCAATATGAAAATTTTCCCGGCGGTACGGACTGCTTTGCAAGATTTCTGTCAAACGGCAACAAAGGATATCCGAAAGGTGAAGCAGTGGCAGAGCAGATGAAAGGGAAAGCACCTGAACATTTTATACATGAATTCCTCCACGGGGAACGCTATGCAAAAAACCCTGAAATAGTTGAAGACTTCATCGATGAGCTGGGTTTCATGGATATTCCGGCCAAATATACAATATTCAAACCCCTCAGTAAAACAGAAGAAGATGAGAAGCCTGTAAGCATAACAATACTCTGCAACGCTAACCAGCTTTCAGCTCTGATAGTTTTATGCAACTATTTCAGAAAAGGGATAAACAATGTGGAAGCCCCGTTCGGTGCCGGCTGCCAATCTGCGGGAATTTTAACCTATCAGCAGCTAAACACCGAAAATCCCAAAGGTGTTATAAGCTTAATGGATATCACAGCCAGAAATGCTGCCAAAAACAGTTTTGGTGACAATATTATGAGTTTCAGCATGACTTATGACCTTTTCAAAAAGATGGATGCTGAAGTTACAGAAAGTTTTCTTAGCACTGAAAACTGGGAAAACCTCATAAATTAA
- a CDS encoding transposase — protein MIGEIRKNVKRKIVSVASSISEDNVSVKKPLHKHILEIVTGVLASKSCNLTEIARSLKEDIAIKDTLKRIRRNVHDHPEILELSNYYNMNKWKDKVREETIIALDAGDICHHFGNNFENHCRLRDGSKGSTGNGYYLNQISCYNPSERITFPMYLDMYSSEEQSFKSMNTESMKAVENFVSAAGPKGLWVLDRGYDGGIMLNYFLNKDLDFVTRLTKKRHLVLGGKPVSIPDLVKKINRRYKIGKSFRFGYKKCYINLEGKLYPVTVMVNKGEENKEPHILLTNGHIKKSREIKRRVTGYYHRWGVEECYRFEKQGFGIEKSLTPNFNAIKSLLGASMLAWSVLLMVQEDEILKEQVIANSKREKSKKKDRPKFIYYSLLDGISRAFIMAKEIFRFRKPKPPNLAPTIDELLNKRSLGMIL, from the coding sequence ATGATAGGTGAAATTAGGAAAAATGTGAAGAGAAAAATTGTGAGTGTAGCATCATCAATTTCAGAGGATAATGTAAGTGTAAAAAAGCCCCTTCATAAACATATTTTGGAAATAGTAACCGGAGTATTAGCCTCAAAGAGCTGCAACTTAACAGAAATAGCAAGAAGCCTGAAGGAAGATATAGCCATAAAAGACACTTTAAAAAGGATACGCCGTAATGTCCATGATCACCCAGAGATTCTTGAATTGTCGAATTATTACAATATGAACAAGTGGAAAGACAAAGTAAGGGAAGAAACAATAATAGCTTTGGATGCGGGAGACATTTGTCATCATTTTGGCAATAACTTTGAAAATCATTGTCGTTTAAGAGATGGGAGCAAAGGCAGTACCGGCAACGGTTATTATCTAAATCAAATAAGTTGTTACAATCCTTCTGAGAGAATAACATTTCCAATGTATCTTGATATGTACAGCAGCGAAGAACAGAGCTTTAAGAGTATGAACACGGAAAGTATGAAAGCGGTAGAGAATTTTGTATCAGCAGCTGGACCCAAAGGTTTGTGGGTATTAGACCGTGGTTATGACGGCGGTATTATGCTGAATTATTTTTTAAACAAGGATCTTGATTTTGTAACCAGATTAACAAAAAAGCGCCACCTTGTTTTAGGAGGTAAACCGGTAAGTATTCCTGATTTAGTGAAGAAAATAAACAGACGTTACAAAATTGGGAAATCTTTTAGGTTTGGCTATAAGAAGTGTTATATAAATCTTGAAGGTAAGCTTTACCCTGTGACTGTAATGGTTAATAAGGGGGAGGAGAATAAAGAGCCTCATATTTTACTTACAAATGGTCACATAAAGAAATCCAGAGAGATTAAGAGACGCGTGACAGGATATTACCACCGCTGGGGCGTGGAAGAATGTTACAGATTTGAGAAGCAGGGCTTTGGAATAGAGAAGAGTTTAACCCCTAACTTTAATGCGATAAAATCACTGCTTGGAGCATCCATGTTAGCCTGGAGCGTATTGCTGATGGTACAGGAGGATGAAATATTAAAAGAGCAGGTCATTGCAAATTCTAAGAGGGAGAAATCCAAAAAGAAAGATCGACCAAAATTTATATATTATAGCCTTTTAGATGGTATTAGCAGAGCATTTATTATGGCTAAGGAAATATTTAGATTTCGAAAACCCAAGCCGCCTAATTTAGCTCCTACAATTGATGAATTGTTAAATAAACGTTCACTTGGTATGATACTGTGA
- a CDS encoding YeeE/YedE family protein produces MFSTFILLLIIGIIAGFVMHRSDFCVASMLRDIFMFNRFDTVFSLFFLLLMSAALYLLLFFTGLIDISHPWAGVVSGRQFIGGVIFGAGMVLAGGCVIGTLYKIGSGNVSSFFAFIGILFGSFVYAVIYPEISNIAGRLDITSNFVSLYSLIDISMFYFLIFYLLVFAVLFFLLKNKNRLFLKSHVTGFLQPFYASVILSFCLTGVFLITKMPLGITSTYTKLSAFIAHLISNNYYESISYFHNTVLNYHNSFADTDISGKLGYRFDGIYLIQFPVIIGILAGSFFSSINLREFSINFNIPLKQFFIAVTGGFLMGFSSRLAGGCNVWYLFGQLPLLDLGAYLFLGGLLPGVWIGSKFLEKLIVG; encoded by the coding sequence ATGTTCTCAACTTTTATTTTACTGCTTATTATAGGTATAATTGCCGGCTTTGTTATGCACCGCAGTGACTTTTGTGTAGCAAGCATGCTCAGGGATATTTTTATGTTCAACCGTTTTGATACGGTTTTTTCTCTCTTCTTTCTTCTTTTAATGAGCGCAGCGTTGTATCTGCTTCTGTTCTTTACTGGTTTAATAGATATATCACACCCATGGGCAGGTGTTGTGAGTGGCAGACAGTTTATAGGCGGTGTTATCTTCGGCGCAGGAATGGTGCTGGCCGGCGGGTGCGTTATTGGGACTCTGTATAAGATAGGTTCCGGCAATGTGTCCAGCTTTTTCGCATTTATAGGGATTCTTTTCGGTTCCTTTGTTTATGCTGTTATATATCCGGAAATTTCAAATATTGCAGGCAGACTTGACATCACATCAAATTTTGTAAGCTTATACAGTCTTATAGATATTTCGATGTTTTACTTTTTGATATTTTATCTTTTGGTTTTTGCAGTATTATTTTTCCTTTTAAAAAATAAAAACAGACTGTTTTTGAAATCTCATGTAACCGGATTTTTGCAGCCATTTTATGCTTCTGTAATATTATCCTTCTGTCTAACGGGGGTATTTCTTATAACCAAAATGCCCTTGGGCATTACTTCGACATACACAAAACTCAGTGCTTTTATTGCTCATTTGATTTCAAATAACTACTATGAAAGTATCTCCTATTTTCACAATACAGTTCTGAACTATCACAACTCTTTTGCAGATACTGATATTTCAGGCAAACTCGGATACCGTTTTGATGGTATATACCTTATACAGTTTCCGGTAATTATCGGGATACTTGCGGGTTCGTTTTTCTCATCAATTAATCTAAGAGAGTTTAGCATAAATTTTAATATCCCTTTAAAGCAGTTTTTTATTGCTGTAACGGGGGGGTTTTTGATGGGTTTTTCCTCCAGGCTGGCAGGAGGGTGTAATGTGTGGTATCTTTTTGGCCAGCTACCACTTCTGGATCTTGGAGCATATTTATTTTTAGGCGGGCTTCTGCCCGGAGTCTGGATAGGGAGTAAATTTCTTGAAAAATTGATTGTGGGGTGA
- a CDS encoding sulfurtransferase TusA family protein, whose protein sequence is MDHGNEIFDLRGQICPSTLLTALKKVNEKKEQLKDGLILEFKVDNRDAINTIPESATRMGYRFDVEKSHGFYKIKIYK, encoded by the coding sequence ATGGATCACGGAAATGAAATTTTTGATTTGAGGGGGCAGATATGCCCCTCAACACTCTTAACTGCTTTAAAAAAAGTGAACGAAAAAAAAGAACAGTTAAAAGACGGGTTAATTCTGGAATTTAAAGTTGATAACAGAGATGCTATCAACACGATTCCGGAGTCGGCAACGAGAATGGGGTACAGATTTGATGTTGAAAAATCGCATGGATTTTATAAGATTAAAATATATAAATAA
- a CDS encoding PAS domain-containing hybrid sensor histidine kinase/response regulator, protein MENGAVSDKEKLYNYLKEKINHLLEVLGTKPLNPDELDLESILSIDPIGIIADSFDQILEHLNETNEELITAKEEISAIFNSVGVGILVIDKSCRIHSFNHRLCEMLETDEKEIYNLNFAEIFPSEIKENYCNDFFHKESFKEFHNIPIKNKYFDLKIVPLKRQQGAVNSYIISFNDVTDKIHSELMFQQIYDNANDMIIGLDTEGVVRNLNNAARAILGCTDEELIGKKFSSIVAGNYSGILPFELMEIISDSCVKNVEMKLIDKQGNEIYVDGSFFRGKLSVSETGVLGILRDITDKKIVEKELERERELLSVTLRSINDGVITVNDSCQVIMINKTAEEMLAVSSSDAENVALEKIFNFSEVNQLPLCRVGPKRYFTSREYDSNSRFCLTLKNKKGTDYKVDVFITPLIDRSSSIIGGVVVLKDITDYLRIQEELLNSSKMEALSIMARGIAHDYNNILTAIMSNVSLAKLKAESESVEKVLKNAENAVVNAKNLTMQLSTFAKEGVLAKEIVSLKEFLKSVCDFTLSGSSCYYNVHCTENVSYVEVDKSKLSQVINNLLVNAIQAMPGGGKIGIDCRNIDIGEDTALPLQRGRYVKISVTDEGKGIPESQQHKIFDPFFTTKEEGTGLGLATSYSIIKKHGGHIAVDSKVGEGTAFHIYLPAEKDGINYKKEKESHHIQKHHKKVLLMDDNESVLESTSELLTELGADVDAVRSGEKAVEKFAEAFRKGEAYDLSILDITMPGGFGGKKVFKEITKIDPEAKCVISSGFTSDELIKNYKKYGFYSCLHKPYDLQELNMLLMNV, encoded by the coding sequence ATGGAAAATGGCGCCGTCTCTGATAAGGAAAAACTTTATAATTATCTTAAGGAAAAAATAAACCATCTTCTGGAAGTATTGGGGACGAAACCACTCAATCCTGACGAACTTGATTTGGAATCCATATTATCTATTGATCCTATAGGAATTATAGCCGACTCTTTTGATCAGATTCTTGAACATCTGAACGAGACAAATGAAGAGCTTATCACCGCGAAAGAAGAGATTTCTGCAATTTTTAACAGTGTTGGGGTGGGTATACTGGTTATAGATAAATCATGCAGAATACATTCCTTTAATCACAGGCTATGTGAAATGCTGGAAACGGATGAAAAAGAAATTTATAATTTAAATTTTGCGGAAATTTTTCCATCTGAAATTAAGGAAAATTATTGTAATGATTTCTTTCATAAAGAGAGTTTTAAAGAATTTCACAATATACCTATTAAAAATAAATATTTTGATTTAAAGATTGTGCCTCTGAAAAGACAACAGGGAGCAGTGAATTCTTATATAATAAGCTTTAATGATGTCACGGATAAAATCCATTCGGAGTTAATGTTTCAGCAGATTTATGATAATGCCAATGATATGATTATAGGCCTTGATACAGAAGGGGTTGTTAGAAATTTGAATAATGCGGCAAGAGCCATTTTAGGTTGCACAGATGAGGAACTAATCGGCAAAAAATTCAGCAGCATTGTGGCGGGAAATTATAGTGGGATACTTCCCTTTGAGCTTATGGAGATTATCTCAGACTCCTGTGTCAAAAATGTCGAAATGAAATTGATTGATAAACAGGGCAATGAAATATATGTGGACGGATCTTTTTTCCGGGGAAAACTGAGTGTTTCTGAGACCGGGGTACTCGGTATACTGAGGGATATTACGGATAAAAAAATAGTTGAGAAAGAGCTGGAGAGAGAGCGCGAACTTCTTTCTGTAACTCTTAGAAGTATAAATGACGGTGTGATTACTGTAAATGACAGCTGCCAGGTTATCATGATTAACAAAACGGCAGAGGAGATGCTTGCCGTCAGTTCTTCTGATGCTGAAAATGTTGCGTTGGAAAAAATTTTCAATTTTTCTGAAGTTAATCAACTTCCCTTATGCAGGGTAGGGCCCAAAAGATATTTTACTTCCCGGGAATATGACTCCAACAGCCGTTTTTGCCTTACCCTGAAAAACAAAAAAGGCACAGACTATAAAGTGGATGTGTTTATAACTCCCCTTATTGACAGAAGCAGCAGTATTATCGGCGGGGTTGTGGTTCTTAAAGATATTACGGATTATCTGCGTATTCAGGAAGAGCTGCTGAACAGTTCGAAAATGGAAGCCTTGTCTATAATGGCCAGAGGTATTGCTCATGATTATAACAACATATTAACGGCTATAATGAGTAATGTCTCGCTGGCTAAGCTGAAAGCCGAGTCTGAAAGTGTGGAGAAAGTTCTAAAGAACGCGGAAAATGCAGTTGTTAATGCAAAAAATCTTACAATGCAATTATCCACTTTTGCCAAAGAAGGGGTCTTGGCAAAAGAAATTGTTTCGCTGAAGGAGTTTTTGAAGAGTGTTTGTGATTTTACACTCAGCGGAAGCAGCTGCTACTATAATGTTCACTGCACGGAAAATGTGAGTTATGTCGAAGTTGACAAATCCAAACTTTCACAAGTTATAAACAATCTTCTTGTAAATGCGATACAGGCAATGCCCGGCGGCGGCAAAATCGGAATTGACTGCAGGAATATTGATATAGGCGAAGATACTGCTCTACCGCTGCAAAGGGGGCGTTATGTGAAAATATCGGTCACGGATGAAGGTAAGGGTATTCCGGAAAGCCAGCAGCATAAAATATTCGATCCTTTTTTCACAACAAAGGAGGAGGGAACCGGTCTCGGCCTGGCAACCTCTTATTCAATTATTAAAAAACATGGCGGTCATATAGCTGTTGATTCAAAGGTGGGTGAAGGTACTGCATTTCATATTTATCTGCCTGCGGAGAAAGACGGTATAAACTACAAAAAAGAAAAAGAGTCTCATCATATTCAGAAGCATCATAAAAAAGTACTCCTTATGGATGATAATGAGAGTGTTCTGGAATCCACATCAGAATTATTGACGGAGCTCGGTGCAGATGTCGATGCTGTCAGAAGCGGGGAGAAAGCTGTTGAGAAGTTTGCTGAGGCTTTCAGAAAAGGGGAAGCTTATGACTTGTCCATACTGGACATTACAATGCCGGGAGGTTTCGGCGGTAAGAAGGTTTTTAAAGAGATAACCAAAATTGATCCGGAAGCAAAATGTGTTATTTCCAGCGGATTTACCTCAGATGAGCTTATAAAAAACTACAAAAAATACGGATTTTACTCTTGTCTCCACAAACCTTATGATTTGCAGGAATTAAACATGCTGTTGATGAATGTATAG
- a CDS encoding DUF2155 domain-containing protein, protein MKRILLGLFLLAAFFVVACSQNTSSETAEESVKEENTQAVSASENANTQHNTGGEGMGEQIDNPHSGMGSTDGKERKIVVPEEVKAKFKSVIVEISDNSSGSPKFIEREIMIGQKAEISGTPLTVEVEHYLPDFVMDQSGVMTSRTAEENMPAAKIKVYNKQGLIFDGWLFKNFPGIHSFQHPVYDIKLKGSVTK, encoded by the coding sequence ATGAAAAGAATTTTATTAGGGCTGTTTCTTCTTGCGGCGTTTTTTGTCGTTGCGTGTTCGCAGAACACCTCATCAGAAACGGCGGAAGAGAGTGTAAAGGAGGAAAACACTCAGGCTGTAAGTGCGAGCGAAAATGCGAATACCCAGCATAATACCGGCGGTGAAGGAATGGGTGAGCAAATTGATAATCCGCATTCCGGAATGGGCAGCACTGATGGGAAGGAAAGAAAAATTGTTGTTCCTGAAGAGGTTAAGGCTAAGTTTAAAAGTGTTATTGTAGAAATAAGTGATAACAGTTCAGGTTCGCCGAAGTTTATAGAAAGGGAGATTATGATTGGACAAAAAGCCGAAATTTCAGGCACTCCCCTGACTGTTGAAGTCGAGCACTATCTGCCGGATTTTGTTATGGATCAGAGCGGCGTAATGACTTCAAGAACAGCTGAAGAAAATATGCCGGCAGCAAAAATCAAGGTTTATAATAAACAGGGACTTATATTTGACGGCTGGCTTTTTAAGAATTTTCCCGGAATACATTCATTCCAGCATCCGGTATATGATATTAAGCTGAAGGGTTCAGTTACTAAATAA
- a CDS encoding FumA C-terminus/TtdB family hydratase beta subunit encodes MINLTTPISEEKIRELNVGDEVSLTGTIVTARDAAHKLMVEEKPDFIRKYLEESVIYHCGPVVRNENGQWSFIAAGPTTSAREEPYQSDVICEYNVRAVIGKGGMGEKTAKGLKKCGAVYLHAVGGAGSLIAEKVINVKDVFKLEEFGTPEAFWVIEVKDFPCVVTMDSKGGSLHKEILTKSQQKAKELIGI; translated from the coding sequence ATGATTAATCTCACAACCCCTATTTCGGAAGAGAAAATCAGAGAACTTAATGTGGGTGATGAAGTATCACTTACAGGTACAATTGTAACTGCCAGAGATGCCGCACATAAACTGATGGTGGAGGAAAAACCCGACTTCATAAGAAAATATCTTGAAGAATCCGTTATCTATCATTGCGGGCCGGTGGTAAGGAATGAAAACGGTCAGTGGTCTTTTATAGCGGCAGGGCCTACCACCAGTGCAAGAGAAGAACCGTATCAGTCCGACGTAATCTGCGAATACAACGTAAGGGCTGTGATAGGTAAAGGCGGCATGGGAGAAAAGACAGCTAAAGGACTGAAAAAATGCGGTGCCGTTTATCTGCATGCCGTAGGCGGTGCAGGATCTCTCATTGCTGAAAAAGTAATTAATGTAAAAGATGTTTTTAAGCTCGAGGAGTTCGGAACTCCAGAGGCATTCTGGGTAATAGAAGTTAAAGATTTCCCCTGTGTTGTAACAATGGATTCAAAAGGCGGAAGCCTCCATAAAGAAATACTTACCAAATCCCAGCAGAAAGCAAAAGAACTTATCGGAATATAA
- a CDS encoding fumarate hydratase, producing the protein MNLQESILKLIRKASTDLSPDVEDAIKKAYETEDEGTPARNVFGTILEDIQLARQKSTPICQDTGALIFYIDFPVGDSEQKYREAIENAASQATELQYLRPNAVDPVTNKNSGNNIGKNAPYIHFHQWDKDEVRIRLMLKGGGSENVGTQYKLPDSGLKAGRDLKGVRKVVIDAVTKAQGLGCAPGIIGVGIGGDRVTSYALSKEQFFRKLNQRHENPEIAKLEEELHTDLNKLGIGPMGFGGKTTVLGTHIDYQHRHPATFYVAISYMCWAYRRKQMIIKNGEVTYD; encoded by the coding sequence ATGAATCTCCAGGAATCAATATTAAAGTTAATACGAAAAGCGTCGACAGACTTGTCACCGGATGTGGAGGATGCAATCAAAAAAGCTTACGAAACGGAAGATGAAGGTACACCTGCAAGAAATGTCTTCGGCACCATTTTGGAAGATATTCAGCTTGCCAGGCAAAAATCAACGCCCATCTGCCAGGATACCGGAGCTTTGATATTTTACATCGATTTTCCGGTTGGAGACAGCGAACAAAAATACCGTGAAGCAATTGAAAATGCTGCAAGCCAGGCAACAGAGTTGCAATATTTAAGACCCAATGCCGTTGACCCTGTCACAAACAAAAACAGTGGAAACAATATCGGTAAAAATGCCCCCTACATTCACTTTCATCAATGGGATAAAGATGAAGTGAGAATCAGACTGATGCTCAAAGGAGGCGGCAGCGAAAATGTCGGAACTCAGTACAAATTACCTGATTCCGGACTTAAAGCAGGCAGGGACCTGAAGGGAGTAAGAAAGGTAGTTATAGATGCCGTTACAAAAGCACAGGGACTTGGATGTGCACCCGGCATTATCGGTGTGGGCATAGGCGGAGACAGGGTGACATCCTATGCATTGTCAAAAGAACAATTTTTCAGAAAACTTAACCAGCGCCACGAAAATCCTGAAATCGCAAAGCTTGAAGAGGAACTACATACAGATCTCAACAAACTCGGCATAGGCCCTATGGGCTTTGGAGGCAAAACAACCGTTTTGGGCACTCATATAGATTATCAGCACAGACATCCGGCAACATTCTATGTGGCCATTTCATACATGTGCTGGGCATACCGAAGAAAGCAAATGATAATCAAGAACGGCGAGGTGACATATGATTAA